Genomic DNA from Epinephelus moara isolate mb chromosome 24, YSFRI_EMoa_1.0, whole genome shotgun sequence:
GCATGCTCTTTGAGGGTGTCGAACTTGCTCTTGTACCACTTCTCCGCTTCCTTGACGTTGCGAGCAGCGACAGATTCTATCTCTGCACGCATGTTGCGCAGATAAGCAGCCAGGTCGGGTCGATCGCCACCCAGCTCTGCGGAAATCTTTGAGTCCTCAATCTGCTTCATGAGGTCTGCCACCTCTTCATCATGCAGCTTCTTGAGGAACTCTATCTCGGCCACCAGTTGCTCTATACGCTTCTCCAGCTCAGCCTTCTGCAGCGTGGCGTTGTCAACATCCTGGCGAAACTCACTCAGGATCATCTCTGCCTCTTCTTTGAGcaccagctcctcctccagcctTAGTCTCCACACCTCAACCTCTTCTTCAATGTAGCCTCGCTCGATATCAGCTGCTCCCTTCTCATTAGTCAGGGCCTCAATCAGCTCCCGCACCTCTTTAAACTTGAGCTCATATTCTTCTCCGATGCCTGTGGGGCCTCCCTTGTAGCGGCCCTGCAGTGCAGCCAGTTCAGCTTGAAGAGCAGCATTCCTCTGCTCTAGTGCCTGGACCTTCTCGATGTAACCT
This window encodes:
- the LOC126385731 gene encoding desmin-like is translated as MRAASYTQKSLQVSGSSGRVRVQSPSPSRCRGSSYDSRGRAGYRSTAVELGTEIHQQHANEKEEMQELNVKFAGYIEKVQALEQRNAALQAELAALQGRYKGGPTGIGEEYELKFKEVRELIEALTNEKGAADIERGYIEEEVEVWRLRLEEELVLKEEAEMILSEFRQDVDNATLQKAELEKRIEQLVAEIEFLKKLHDEEVADLMKQIEDSKISAELGGDRPDLAAYLRNMRAEIESVAARNVKEAEKWYKSKFDTLKEHAGKHEEQMKAMKDEITTFHNQVTELQNQIDGMRARNASLEQQLEDMEMSHMDKVGSLEGVIAQLEAQLCETKLEMTKYLQDYQELLHIKLKLDAEIATYRKLLEGEESRLGIAKDA